The Synechocystis sp. PCC 6714 nucleotide sequence ATGCGTTGGACAGTCCAAAGACCAAGGAAGAATTGTCCAGTTTGTGCAATAAGAGCGTTAGACAAATCACTAGACATTTGCAACGTTTGTCCAGCGAAAACAAGATTTTGTCGTCCAAACCACTAACCCCGTGCCCGTTCTCATTGGGGCGATCGCCAAGCGGGATAAGCAACGCCTCGAAATTGCTAGGGTCTCCTACCGCTTTGGGGAGGGGGATAGTGAAAGATATTTAGCCCAACTAAGCAGCTACGACCGCCAAAAAGCCGCAACTTTTCGGGAATGGTCACGGCTCAGCAGTCAGGTTATTAAGGTTAAAATTCAACTTCAACAATCTTTTGTAAACGATCGCCAACACTTTTAGCTTCTATTAATAAATCATTCCAATCATTGGGAGAATGACCGTTTTCAAGCATTTTTCTAAAGACTTTATAAGCATCGGTACTGCTTTCATAGGCTCGTTTAGAATTTTCATCATTAACCCAAGCCAGGAGAATTATTTTGCTTTCTTGGTGATAGCGAAAAAATAATCGATGCTGCTGAAAAAACTTAGCCCTAAACCAATGTTTATAACTATTCCCAAGCGTACTCCCTTGTTGATATTCATTACGGGTTGGATCTTGGGGAATAATATCAAAGGCTAATTTGGCGATCGCCGCCAGTCGCTTAGTAGCTTTTTTCTTTTTATATTCTTTTGGATTCTTTTGTCGCAAATGTTCAACCTGAGCCACAAGTTCTTCAACTTGCTCAAGAAATAAGGGATGGGCAAATATTTTCCATCCATTAATTACTAAAGACTCATCTATTGACAAACCTATTCGTCCTCATCCAACAGGGGAGCATCGAGATCCACATCAACGCCCGATACTAGGGACTGCACACGACCAACAAGCTCAGAACTAATTGCCTGGATATGTTGGGGGTTTTTGTCCATATCTTGTGCCAGAAAATCCAGAAATTTTCCCAGCACTGGATCATTTTCTTCCTGGTCAACCCTGGAAATCCACACTTTGCCGTCGGGTTCGATGGTGTAGCAAATTTTATCTCGCTTATTTAACCCCAAGGCTTTGCGAACCGGATCGGGCACTGTGGTCTGATAGCGATCCGTAAGGGTGGATTCTGGGCATGGGGCCAATATTCCAGCCATAGCAACCTCTTAACCTGTAAAATCATATGCTTATGGTAATGCGATTGCATTGTCTTGTCAATGCTAGGCTCATTCACCTAGTTATTGGCTCGCCAGTAAAGCCGGAGTTTGGTCTAATGGCAATGCAGAACTCCCTTAGGATTAGAGAAAGAGGGATAAATGAAGTTTGTTTTTTCCCCGGAACAGTTGGAAGCGGCCCATCAGTGATTGATGGATTGTACATGGCGGAATGTTAACCCTGACAATATTGAAACCATGCCAAACTTAACCATCATTACGGCAACTAATCAACACTTTTACGGGGGTATTCAGGGGGTTTTATTCTCTTATTATTGAAAGATCTTCATCAAAAAACGGAATTTTACTAGGGGTTTAAATGATGATCTTGGTCAAAATGGAAAGTAGGTGGAATATTTATTACAGGTTGATCTGAGACAAAAAATTAGAGCTAAATTTATAGCATGATTATTCGTTAACACGAAAAGACGATTACTATCAATACTTTTTTCAGTGTCCTAATCTGCCTAACACGCTTTTGAAAGTCATATACCGAACTTTTCTTACGACATCGCCTAAATGGAGTGATATGCTGAAGGTTTACACATATCATTACTGTGGAGACTATTGTACGGAAATTTGCCATATAATCAATAGTTAGGCATCGTAAGGAAGCCAAATCATGTTCTCGAATTTGATGTCGCTATTCAGACGAATCACCGGATTCTCGACGCCCGTCTGCGGATTGCAATGGCAGCCACCAGCTGAATCGCTGTCAATTCCGAAGTTTGAAGGAGTAGTTGCTATCACCGGCGATGAAAACACCGCGGTTATTGAGTTTTTAGAAGCGAACGTCGGGAACATCGTCTTCATAGACTGCGTAATTGATGCTTGCCTTGCTACATCAAGGCACTACGAAGTAGTAGAACAAGAAAACGTCGACCTACATGCAATAACACGAGGCGAGCTGTCCGGAAGGCGCTTTCCCTTACTCAATTCAAGTAAGTTGCTTCGGTTTTTAGAAGTAGCACTTCTGCCCACCCATCCAGTGAATGTGTCATTTGGAGGCACCGGTGTAATTCAAACCTCACTTCAGGGGTTCTTTGATGTGTCAGCTACAGCACACGGTGGCCCAACGATTGTCTTCTATCTTGCCGAGCGTGCTGCGTCGGTCGAATTGATGCTAAAGGTTAGACCCAATAAGCCCAGAAGCACACCCGATGACTCACGCAGGCGTTAGCTATCCATTGCCTACAAATCTTGCTAATTTTTTTGTTCTTCTGAGGCTCTGCATGAATTAAGATACAACGGTTACGCCTTCCATCTGGCACACCAAAGTCTTTGTCAAACAGTGATTACAGGCATTTTAGATATACCTAACTGATACATTATCCGCTGTAGTAAACAATATATTTGATAAAATTTAGGAAAAAGATGTCGAAGCTTTTAACTGACAGGGGTTTTGGGAAATCTTGAGTGTGTCTAAGAAGCTCAGATGAAGAGGCATTAAAGTGAGCTACCCGTAAGAGCTTGACATAATAAGGGATTTAAGGACTTAGATATCCGTCAGACGGGTGATTACTAAAAATATGGATACTCTAACCAGCGGTAATGAGAGAGATTGAATAAACCTAACTGCTTAGGTTATTCTGGGTTTATCCATCGATTGATTATGCCTAAAATCTTTGAAGACCCTAGGAATGGGCTGACGGTTTTCATCTATACCAACGACCATGTCCCTGCCCATGTTCATATCTTTCAGGGTCGTAAAAGTTCCCGCAATCAACCGGGGATTAAGATCAATCTCGGTTCAGAGGATCAACCGCCCTCGTTAGTGACCGTTGACCCCAGTATCAGTAATCGGGATGCTATCAAAGCATTAAAGCTAGTGGCTGAACACCAAGAATTATTTTTGCAGGAGTGGAACCGTATTCATGGCACGTAATTGGACGATAGATTTTAGCGAGGAAGCCCTTGCCGACCAAATAGCCCAGGCAAAAGAAACGGCGATCGCCGACGAAAATGCTGGCCCCTGTGCCCGCCAGGTTGAATATGACCATCAACGGAATTTAATTGTCTTTTATTTCGCCAATGGTTCACAGTTTGCCGTACCGCCAGATTTGATTCAGGGCTTGCAAGGGGCAACAGTGGAGCAATTAAATGATGTTTGGTTGGATCGGGCGGGGTTAAGTGTGCACTGGCCAAGTCTAGATGCAGATTTTAGTATTCTCAGCTTAGTTCAAGGAGTTTTTGGCACAAAGGCTTGGATGGCAGAGATTGGTCGTCAAGGAGGAAAACAGACTTCTGAAGCTAAACGGCGATCATCTCGTGAAAATGGCAAAAAGGGAGGGCGGCCAAAAGGCCCTGTAAAGGCAGTCAAAATTTAGGTTTGTTTTGCTCTAAGGACAAAAAACTAACGTAGTGCTTCAGGATCAAAATGACATTCCCCAACTGTCACCAGACTTTACTAGGGTTTTAACTTAATCCATCTAACTTATCCAAAAGCTTTAAACCCTCTATGACGTTACCCCGGGCCGCCATTAACCGAAAACGATTATAAGCATCAAATTCAGTCAGAGCAATGGTTGAAAGCTCCTCAACTAGCTTATTCACACTAATTCCCCTAGACTCCGCAAGCTGTTTAAGTCTGGAGTGTTTATCATCCGGCATCCGTATCGTTAAAGTACCCATGGTTTAGCCTCTTAGTAAATGCTCTGGTTTCAAAATTGACAAGCGAGGGAAAATTAACTCTGTTCCTTGAAAATCTTTGACATTGTTGGTTGCAATATAGTGGGCATTACCAGAGATTGCTAACTCAATCAAATGATTATCTCCCTCATCCCTTAAATTGGGTCGCCACAGATAGTAAATATTAACCCACTCACAAACCGACATCAAAGCCTCTAGTAAACTAACAACCTCAGTCTGGCTCAAAACACATTGGTCAATAATCTCCTTACGTCCCATTACAGCTTCATACTCGGCAAATAAAGCATTTCCTATCAGTGGTTGATACTGCCCCAACAAACAATACCTAATCAGTTTCCGACTCGGCCCATCAGCACCAATCAGGGCACTCACAAAAACGCTGGTGTCAATGACAATTCGATTATTCACAAAGCCAATGATAGCATATACACTGTCATTGTTGAATTTTTTTATCCAGCCATTGGGAGGCGATCGCCGTTGTTCATGATCTGTGTGTTGCGACGCGCAATGGAGGAGACTTTGAAAAATCAGGGGTTCCCGTCTTTAATCCATTCCTTTTTAGTAACCGCTGAAATCCTGAAAAATCCCCAACATTGATGGGTGGATCTCCAAGCCTAGGTGGAGCAGTTCAAGGTGGCTGTCTCCCCAAAGCCCCAGAAATATAGCCAATTCAAATAAGATTGAGATGACTAAAGTCTTTACCAAAGATGCTTTTAGCTTTAGTCGGTGTCTTACTTTCAATTAAATCAACTATAGTTAGTGATAGTTTCCTAGTGGTTCAGCGTTAATCAGGCGGTGTTGATTTTCGTTGAGGTTGAGAACCTGCTGTTGGAGACATGGACAATTTCTCCAAAATATATTTTTCTGAAACACGATTATTGGAAGCTTTCTAAAAATTGCTTGAGTTGAGGTTGCTCTTGGTTAATACCTAATTGTTCAGCTTTTGCCAAAACAGCTTCCCGACTTAACTTCTGTTGGGTAGCAAATGCGATCAAAGCTGAGGCACTGGCTCGTCCTCCTGCGCCACAATGGAAATAGATGGGAGTTGGCAATTTCTCTACTTCAGAAAGAACGGTTGCAGTTAATTCAGCTTTGGCTTCTGTAGATTGGAGTGGCACATTTACATAGTGTAGTCCTTCTCCCTCTGCAAGTTGCTGTTCATCTGCTAATACTCCAGCTTCATCTGGTAATCGTAGATTCACCACTGACTTAAACCCTTCAGCGGCAAGCTGCTTCAAATCTTCCGGGGTGGGCTGTCCACCTGCCAAAAATTCATCACTTACCTTTTTGATATCAACCATACAATTCTCCTTAAGAGTGACTGGTTTGCCAAGCCTACTGTCCAACAGAATAGCAACAAAAATTTTCTTTCAAATATAAATCTTCTTTATCGAAATCTACAGGCGATCGCCGGGTTCAGCCTGATGTCGGCTAGACATATCAAATGTAGCCTAACAAGTCAGCGCAATAAAGCGGCTGATCCTGCCCACTGGCCTTAGAACATGTTTGGAAAGCTTAGCTTTTCAGAAGTAAAATAATTTTTATATAATCAGAGTATTGACCTCAAATTAGGAAGTTTGTTGACATGATCACTGACCCCCCAAAAAACTGCTTATGATCTCTAACAACACCGATTCTAACCAGCACTCACCTACTAAAAATATCTATCCCTTTTTTGGCGGTGCTCTACTTGGTGTAATTATACTTATTATCCCTGCTACATATGGACAATTTAATGACTTTGGACTAGTTCAATTAGGTTTTGGATTCGTGTTAGTTATATCTTGTGGTTTACTGTCAATTCTTTGGGGAGAAAAGTTTATTGATGCAGTAACGCGAATTCTGAATAGCACTGGTCTATAAGCAAGTATAGTAATTTCAAATAATTTCGAGACTGCTTAAGTCTTTATTAACAAGCTTTTCGGTGAATTTGACTGCCTCAGTCTTACTAGAAACGACTATAAACCATATTTTTATCGTAAGGCAAATCCTCTCTCAATAAACTCTTGTCCCTTACAAAAGTCGCATAAAACATAATACAAGCTAATATTCAGATGTGGCAAATTGACCAAAGTCACTTGGATTGGATGCAAAAAACATGGCGACCGCTGACCCCAACCGTTATGGCTGATCTGAATAAAATTTAGACAGTAGCAATTTCTACAAAGTTTGTATTAAATTTATTCAAAAAGAGCACTATGAATTTTAACACCGGTGACTAGCCTACCCACTTTTACTTCCTCTAATTTTCGACTCTTTGGACGTGTCCACTTTTTCAGTCATAGTCAATATTTTGGATAGTGACTTTGGGATCGGGATTGCGACTAAAACACTCTGCCTTTGTTTCAATTTTTTTGAGTTGGGCGATCGCCATCGAGCAGGGTCTGCCATAGACTTGCCGCACCCGTTCACTGGCAAGGGTTAGAGATTTCTGCGATCGCCGCACAAAATCTGCCAATTCGTAGGTTTGACCGGACTGAAAATATTGATTGACCACTGTGGAGGGCGAATAAAACTGATCCTCTGAACCATCGGGCCAAACGATATCAAATATAACTTCGGGCATTGTTTATGAATCTCCTGTAAAGCCAGTGAGGGGGTTTTGCTGCAAATCCCAAAATAGTTGGGACTCTGAACCTAGTTTAAGGGTGAGATTATGACCTGGTTGTATCGTGGCGATCGCCTCTGCCACTAAACCTTCAGCCTGAAAACAAGCCCTGACCGTTTCGACTAGCTGAGGACGCACGCTCAGCAGAAAACCATAACTCGGAAAACTAAGTAGCCATTGCCTAAAATCTAGACCTGCCGGATGGGGAATGGCATCAAGGTCGAGGATTGCGCCACATTTTGATGTTTCCAAAAGCATTAATGCTGTACCAATAATGCCGCCCATACTGACATCTTTCCCCGCCTTACATAGCCCATTTTCAGAAAGATAGGGCAACAGATCCCAGTGTTTTTGCAAAGTTTCTGTCTCTGCCATCGTTGCCGCATCCCAGCAATAGGGAGCATTGGGTCGCGGTTTGCCTTGAAAATTGCTTACAAGAATCAGGCGATCGCCCACCTGAGCATCAAAGCTCGTGATTAAAGACTTTGCCCGACCTAAAATCGCCACCCCCAACGCATCATAATCACTGTGGGTATTGGTATGACCGCCAACAATGGGCACATTAAATCGAGCCGAAGCGGCTTGCATCCCTGCCCAAATTTGCTGAGCTTGGTGGGAAGACTTACTCCATAGGGCATCCACCACGGCGATCGGTCTGCCCCCCATGGCATAAATATCACTGACATTTACCAAAACACTGCACCACCCAGCAAACCAAGGATCTTGGGTAATTAAACTGGGAGCCATCCCCTCAGCGGCAAGGAGTAGATAGCCATTCTCATCTGGAATTGCAGCACAATCATCGCCCAATCGAATCGCCTCACCATCCCCGAGCAATCGCAGTTGACCTTGACGGGATGCCAATTGAATATCCTGCTTGTGCAAAATGCCGAGGGTTTGCCGCAGTTCAATAATTAAGTCAGTTAACATAACCAAAATCTAAGAAACCTGCAATAAAGCAAGATCGAGCTTCGGTCGGGCATAGACCACGGGGGGATAAAAATCTAAATCCGCTTCCATTAAATGGTGGGGGCGATCGCAGATCTCAATTTCCTCAAGCGAATGCCAATGTTGCCGCTGAAAAAAACGCACATTTTGCAATTGCACCGTTGCCAAAAACTTAGTACAACCCCAACCATGGGCCGCAGTAACAGCCTTATAAATCAAACCCTTGCCAATGCGACCCACTCGCCGATAATTTTGATGTACCCCTAGCCGACCGCCGTACCAGACATTTGGTTCATTTTCATAAATCCGCACCACACCTGCCACCGTAGGTTTCCCAGGAGTCTCCGTATCGAGGGCAACAATTGGATAGGCAAATTGATCAATTTCATCAAAATCATGTCCCGAAAAAATACCCTGTTCCTCACAAAAAATTGCCCTGCGTAGGGCAAAATACCCTTGAATTTTCGCCGCAGATTCTGCCAATTCAAACTGAAAACGATTGTTTGACATCGTAAAAAGCTCTCTATTTTTCAAATGTTGATAATGCTGAACAAGCACCACATTTCGCACAGCCTGCCTTCATATCTGCTGAAGAAATCTGTGATTGCTTAATGATTGTGCCGACCCTCTGATACAGGGCAAACATAAAATCACTGTCCGGCGCGGGGTGATTGGCTAAAGGTGTTTCGGAAATGGGTACGAAGGGAACAACAAAAGGGTAAACACCCATATTGACCAGCTTTTCCGAGGCTTCTACTAAGGTTTCAAAGCTATCTCCTAGTCCTGCTAAGAGATAGGTGCTGACCTGTCCCCAACCGAAAACTTTAACGGCGGCTTCATAAGCTTCGTAATAATAGGAAACTGGAACCTCGGCTTTTCCGGGCATAATTTTGGCACGAACATCTGGATCAACCGCTTCGAGATGCATTCCCAAACTATCGACACCAGCGGCTTTCATGCGCTCGAACCAAATAAAATCATCGGGGGGTTCACACTGGGCCTGAATGGGAATATTGACCCGCGCTTTAATGGCTGCTGCACATTTTGTCAGGTAGGCTGCACCACGATCGCCGGAATTGGGCGTCCCCGTTGTCATGATCACCTGTTCGATACCGTCTAACCGGACTGCGGCTTCTGTGACCTCGGCTAACTGTTCCGGTAATTTACGGGTGATCGTGCGACCTGCATCAAGGGATTTTTCTATGGCGCAAAATTGACAAACCGTGGACTCGTCGCGATAACGTATACAGGTTTGCTGAACCGTCGTCGCTAAAACGTTGTTGCTGTGCAGTAGCGCAATGTGCGAATAGGGAATACCATCTGCCGTCTTCAAATCATAGAATTTGGGTTGATGGGGCAGGGCGATCGCCGCAATTTCTTTGTCCCCTTTGCTCAAAACCGTCTTTGGGGGCATGGATGCAAGGTTGATACTGTAGGGTGATGCCGCAGCGGTGGAAGTATAGATTGGCACCATCACCGTCGTCCCATCCACCGTCACTGCCCGATGATCTGAAGGCCCTGCACCGCCTTTACGCCCAAGATCTTTGGCGTTTGGATCGACCAGTCGCAACCCTTTGGATTGCAGTTCTGTGATGAGACGTTGCTTATTCATGTCGCTGGGATAATCCTTAAATTTTTGTACTTAATGGCTAAAAATCGGATTGTGGGGCAATGCCTCGATGGTTTCCGGTAGCTCTGGATCCCTTACTGCCGCAATAGCATTTGGCGTAACCGGGTTGGCTTCTAGGGTTGACCAAGGCTGATTGTTGAGGGTTAGTTGTAATAGATCAGGTCGGGCATAATGTCCCACCGAATCCATCATGCGTTTGCGTTTAGTGATGAGCGAAAAATCTAAATCGGCGATCGCCAACCCTTCTCCCTCAGCAATTGGTTCACAGAGATGTTTCCCTTCGGGGCTAATAATTGCCGTATAACAACCACCACTTAAGGCTTGATGCATTTTTTCGTCGGTGGTAATTTGTAACTTTTGCTCCGCTGTCAACCAACCCGTTGCATTAATCACAAAACAACCGGATTCCAAAGCATGATGCCGCATGGTCACTTCCATTTGATCCGCGAAAATCTGACCCACCATCGAGCCGGGGAATTGCCCACAGTGGATTTGTTCATGTTGCGCCATGAGCGCATAACGGGCTAGGGGATTGTAATGTTCCCAACATGCCAAGGCTCCCAAGCGTCCAACCGTAGTATCTACCGTTCTCAGACCTGCACCATCCCCTTGCCCCCAAACCATCCGTTCATGGTAGGTCGGCGTGATTTTGCGACGTTTTAGCACCAGCGCACCATCTGCATCAAAAATTAGTTGTGTGTTGTACAGCGAGCCTTCTTCGCGCTCATTAACCCCTAACACCACGACCATTCCATGGGTTTTAGCGGCTTGGGCGATCGCCTGGGTGACTTTCCCCGGCACAGTAACAGCTTCTTGATAAAGCTTTAGATGACTTTTCCCCATTAAAACCGGCGGTTCGATAAAGGAAAAATAAGGGTAATAGGGCACAAAAGTTTCAGGAAAAATAATTAGTTCTACCCCTTCTTTTGCGGCATTAGCCATCGCATCCAGAACTTTTTCCATAGTTCCTTGTTGACTAAAAAGAACAGGACTAATCTGTGCCGCTGCCGCCCGAATATTTTTTGTATAATTCAGCATGATTTTTCCCAGCACAACGACTGGAATAGTTTCAGAAATAAAAAATGATTTGAAAACAAGTGATTGATATGTCAGACCTAAAAAATCAAAAACAAAATTTTCAAATCATCCCTCCCATCAATAATTGACCAAACATTTAATCAAGTAGGTTTTTACATTGTCCAAGTATCAAGAATAAACGCACCATCCTTACGGTGCATCAAGATTAAATCCATCACGTCTAGGGGATTGATCGGACGAATACCGGGGATTAGAGAAGGCTCGCCATGGCCATAAAGTGCTTGCAGTGCAAAGCGACAAGCATAAACCTTACCACCTGTTTCCATGATTTTTACAATACGTTCATTCATCGTCAGGTGACCCGGAAAACCTTCATCCCCAAGCTTAGGAAAACCCCTTTGTACACCGAGGGTAACACCGGGACCATAGAGCAAAACAGACGTTTCAAAGCCTTTTTTGATTAAGCGGCTAGCTTGCATTAAATTTACTAAGCCAATGGAGCCTTCAAACGCCACTGTATGAAAAGTAATGAGTGCTTTTTCACCGGGTTCAGCTTGGACATCAGGAAAAACTTTTTCCTCGTAATCTACTAAGAAATCACCTGTTTGGTGAGCTGGCTTAGTTACCTCTGGCATGGTTGTAGTTCCTTAAATTCAAATTCTGATTTGACTTGAGATTAGTCACGTATCAATGTAGAAGCGAAGTTTCCTTATTCTTGTATCATTTGTCACAAAAGATTAGTTTTAATTGAAAGTCATAGGTTTAACCATTCTTGATTTTTTATATGAAGATGATCTTTTTCTAATAATCCTAGCCAGAAAAAATGCTTCTTATCTAGATACAGTAAGAGTTTTAAGACTTAGAATCTTCCTGGAAATGGGTTTGTGTTCAGTATGTCTGCCCAAGATTTAGATGATTAGACACCTATCTAAATCAACAGGTCTGTCTCTGTAAAGCCTATAAATGCAAGACTATTTCGATGTTTCCTGTTAATAGAATTAGAAATCATTAGTTTGTAGCCAAATATACAAGTGGTAAAAATTTCCAGGCTTACAGTTGATGATTATCAAGAAAGATAGAGTTCAATGCAGGTAGATAATATGAAAAAAAATCACTATTCCGTCATTATTGTTGGTGGAGGACAGGCGGGCTTAGCGATTAGTTATCTCCTAAAACAAGAAAGTATTGACCACATTATTTTCGAGAAAAATCAAATTGGCTATGCTTGGCGTAATCAACGTTGGGATTCTTTTTGTTTAGTTACGCCCAATTGGCAATGTCGGTTACCCGGTTTTCCCTATGCAGGGGGTGATGATCAGGGTTTTATGGTGAAGGACGAAATTGTCCAATATCTTGAGGATTATGCGGCATCTTTCCGAGCTCCTATCCTTGAGGGGGTAGGGGTTTCTAAGCTTAGTCAACGGGCTGATGCTTTTGAGGTGATTACCAGCCAAGGAACTTACACCGCCGATCAAGTGGTGGTTGCCACTGGGGGCTACCATACACCAAAAATTGCGGCGATCGCCAAAAAACTACCTCCCCATATTGTCCAGTTACATTCGGTAGACTACAAAAATCCAGAAACCTTGCCAGATAACGTTTTATTAATTGGCACAGGTCAATCGGGCTGTCAAATTGCTGAAGACTTACACTTAGCGGGCAAAACCGTCCACCTTGCCACCGGCAGCGCACCCCGTTCACCCCGCCGCTACCGAGGGAGAGATGTGGTCGAGTGGTTAGAGTTGATGGGCTATTATGATCTACCCATTGATGAGCATCCCCAAAAGGAAATGGTACGCCACAAAACAAACCACTATTTAACAGGTCGTGATGGTGGCAGAGAAATTGATCTGCGTCAATTCGCCCTTGAGGGTATGCATCTCTACGGACGGCTCAAGGATATTGATGTAAATCAAATTCTATTTGCCGATAATCTCAAGGAAAATCTCGATCAAGCAGACGCAACAGCCGCCAGAATTAAACAAAATATTGATGAATATATTGCCAAAAATCAGCTTGATGCTCCCATCGAAGCACCCTATCAGCCCGTTTGGGAACCAACTTCCACACCCCTTGCCCTAAATATCGATGAAATTGAGGCGGTTGTTTGGTCCACTGGTTTTAATTTTAATTATGCTTGGGTCGATGTTCCCGTATTTAATTCGATGGGGGAACCGCTACATGATCGGGGCGTGACTAATGTGGCAGGGCTATATTTCTTGGGTTTACCTTGGTTATATACCTGGGGTTCTGGGCGATTCTCAGGGGTTGCCCGTGATGCGGAATATTTAGCGGAGAAAATTAGAGAAACACTGCCCGCCGGTCAAATAAATCCTTGTACGGT carries:
- a CDS encoding type II toxin-antitoxin system YhaV family toxin — encoded protein: MNGWKIFAHPLFLEQVEELVAQVEHLRQKNPKEYKKKKATKRLAAIAKLAFDIIPQDPTRNEYQQGSTLGNSYKHWFRAKFFQQHRLFFRYHQESKIILLAWVNDENSKRAYESSTDAYKVFRKMLENGHSPNDWNDLLIEAKSVGDRLQKIVEVEF
- a CDS encoding type II toxin-antitoxin system PrlF family antitoxin, whose translation is MAGILAPCPESTLTDRYQTTVPDPVRKALGLNKRDKICYTIEPDGKVWISRVDQEENDPVLGKFLDFLAQDMDKNPQHIQAISSELVGRVQSLVSGVDVDLDAPLLDEDE
- a CDS encoding DUF4160 domain-containing protein: MPKIFEDPRNGLTVFIYTNDHVPAHVHIFQGRKSSRNQPGIKINLGSEDQPPSLVTVDPSISNRDAIKALKLVAEHQELFLQEWNRIHGT
- a CDS encoding DUF2442 domain-containing protein; protein product: MARNWTIDFSEEALADQIAQAKETAIADENAGPCARQVEYDHQRNLIVFYFANGSQFAVPPDLIQGLQGATVEQLNDVWLDRAGLSVHWPSLDADFSILSLVQGVFGTKAWMAEIGRQGGKQTSEAKRRSSRENGKKGGRPKGPVKAVKI
- a CDS encoding toxin-antitoxin system HicB family antitoxin, producing MGTLTIRMPDDKHSRLKQLAESRGISVNKLVEELSTIALTEFDAYNRFRLMAARGNVIEGLKLLDKLDGLS
- a CDS encoding putative toxin-antitoxin system toxin component, PIN family, with the translated sequence MNNRIVIDTSVFVSALIGADGPSRKLIRYCLLGQYQPLIGNALFAEYEAVMGRKEIIDQCVLSQTEVVSLLEALMSVCEWVNIYYLWRPNLRDEGDNHLIELAISGNAHYIATNNVKDFQGTELIFPRLSILKPEHLLRG
- a CDS encoding beta-lactamase hydrolase domain-containing protein, translated to MVDIKKVSDEFLAGGQPTPEDLKQLAAEGFKSVVNLRLPDEAGVLADEQQLAEGEGLHYVNVPLQSTEAKAELTATVLSEVEKLPTPIYFHCGAGGRASASALIAFATQQKLSREAVLAKAEQLGINQEQPQLKQFLESFQ
- a CDS encoding MSMEG_0570 family nitrogen starvation response protein gives rise to the protein MPEVIFDIVWPDGSEDQFYSPSTVVNQYFQSGQTYELADFVRRSQKSLTLASERVRQVYGRPCSMAIAQLKKIETKAECFSRNPDPKVTIQNIDYD
- a CDS encoding sll0787 family AIR synthase-like protein; amino-acid sequence: MLTDLIIELRQTLGILHKQDIQLASRQGQLRLLGDGEAIRLGDDCAAIPDENGYLLLAAEGMAPSLITQDPWFAGWCSVLVNVSDIYAMGGRPIAVVDALWSKSSHQAQQIWAGMQAASARFNVPIVGGHTNTHSDYDALGVAILGRAKSLITSFDAQVGDRLILVSNFQGKPRPNAPYCWDAATMAETETLQKHWDLLPYLSENGLCKAGKDVSMGGIIGTALMLLETSKCGAILDLDAIPHPAGLDFRQWLLSFPSYGFLLSVRPQLVETVRACFQAEGLVAEAIATIQPGHNLTLKLGSESQLFWDLQQNPLTGFTGDS
- a CDS encoding MSMEG_0567/Sll0786 family nitrogen starvation N-acetyltransferase translates to MSNNRFQFELAESAAKIQGYFALRRAIFCEEQGIFSGHDFDEIDQFAYPIVALDTETPGKPTVAGVVRIYENEPNVWYGGRLGVHQNYRRVGRIGKGLIYKAVTAAHGWGCTKFLATVQLQNVRFFQRQHWHSLEEIEICDRPHHLMEADLDFYPPVVYARPKLDLALLQVS
- a CDS encoding MSMEG_0568 family radical SAM protein, giving the protein MNKQRLITELQSKGLRLVDPNAKDLGRKGGAGPSDHRAVTVDGTTVMVPIYTSTAAASPYSINLASMPPKTVLSKGDKEIAAIALPHQPKFYDLKTADGIPYSHIALLHSNNVLATTVQQTCIRYRDESTVCQFCAIEKSLDAGRTITRKLPEQLAEVTEAAVRLDGIEQVIMTTGTPNSGDRGAAYLTKCAAAIKARVNIPIQAQCEPPDDFIWFERMKAAGVDSLGMHLEAVDPDVRAKIMPGKAEVPVSYYYEAYEAAVKVFGWGQVSTYLLAGLGDSFETLVEASEKLVNMGVYPFVVPFVPISETPLANHPAPDSDFMFALYQRVGTIIKQSQISSADMKAGCAKCGACSALSTFEK
- a CDS encoding Nit6803 family nitrilase, whose amino-acid sequence is MLNYTKNIRAAAAQISPVLFSQQGTMEKVLDAMANAAKEGVELIIFPETFVPYYPYFSFIEPPVLMGKSHLKLYQEAVTVPGKVTQAIAQAAKTHGMVVVLGVNEREEGSLYNTQLIFDADGALVLKRRKITPTYHERMVWGQGDGAGLRTVDTTVGRLGALACWEHYNPLARYALMAQHEQIHCGQFPGSMVGQIFADQMEVTMRHHALESGCFVINATGWLTAEQKLQITTDEKMHQALSGGCYTAIISPEGKHLCEPIAEGEGLAIADLDFSLITKRKRMMDSVGHYARPDLLQLTLNNQPWSTLEANPVTPNAIAAVRDPELPETIEALPHNPIFSH
- a CDS encoding MSMEG_0572/Sll0783 family nitrogen starvation response protein, producing MPEVTKPAHQTGDFLVDYEEKVFPDVQAEPGEKALITFHTVAFEGSIGLVNLMQASRLIKKGFETSVLLYGPGVTLGVQRGFPKLGDEGFPGHLTMNERIVKIMETGGKVYACRFALQALYGHGEPSLIPGIRPINPLDVMDLILMHRKDGAFILDTWTM